Proteins encoded together in one Dermacentor variabilis isolate Ectoservices chromosome 2, ASM5094787v1, whole genome shotgun sequence window:
- the LOC142571713 gene encoding uncharacterized protein LOC142571713: MDVATAAMASSTQRTPFLVLVLAAFCVVCNGQSRLYARLDKVETLITEVRDQLHIENNLRTTQTVSFQMALDKVQKQLEDVSSKIGRTASSGGGGGEGSVEFNSRLRSLESAFNNLQGDVGGKVDTSIAKLTEVETRTARMKDDMDSKLKKVMNGINTIYDMNKELKNTMTSASRAVTEPESARREGSRRGGGSADTSLSFLVDTIDDTQRKMHEQLDVLKNHMGRKLEGLEVLTNSLIEQNDALLNELEAFKEQCPGTASNARSLDSPPVTPRPPRNGTGSSDVANRMLLEIKVSQLEMKNDFSKMMREVENSLTDIKECRVPGGPTPGKTFEARSPKGVGDGDGLTASESITTPRRAPVSSVQSVGEKCVSASHVMSPRNCADLRTGGATCDGVYIVYTQGVRAVRVYCDMTTDGGGWTVLMRRGNFTQWPLTFETDWNSYKHGFGDVEREFWLGNDLMHMLSTEHDMMLRVTLQSFEGETIDLDYEAFVVGSENDHYRLRVGSYVGAHPRVGNSLRRHSEQLFSTHDRDAARRVNNCARTHKTGWWFHSCYSVLLTGEYASDRSAPTTKGIRWPAWKTVPLKAVEMKIRPKNFIPQ; encoded by the exons ATGGACGTCGCGACAGCCGCGATGGCTTCTTCTACGCAGCGCACTCCGTTCTTGGTGCTAGTTTTGGCTGCGTTCTGCGTGGTCTGCAATGGCCAAAGTAGATTGTACGCCCGGCTAGACAAAGTTGAGACGCTCATCACCGAAGTTCGAGACCAGTTGCATATAGAGAACAACCTACGGACAACGCAGACGGTGAGCTTTCAAATGGCACTGGATAAGGTCCAGAAGCAACTGGAAGACGTATCTTCCAAGATCGGCCGTACAGCGAGtagcggtggcggtggcggtgaAGGTTCTGTGGAGTTCAACAGCCGCCTGAGAAGCCTCGAGTCGGCCTTTAACAACCTTCAAGGGGACGTAGGCGGCAAAGTGGACACGAGCATAGCAAAGCTGACCGAGGTCGAGACGAGAACGGCACGCATGAAGGACGACATGGACAGCAAGCTGAAGAAGGTCATGAACGGGATAAACACAATTTACGACATGAACAAAGAGCTCAAGAACACCATGACCTCTGCTTCTCGCGCCGTCACGGAGCCAGAGTCGGCGCGAAGAGAAGGTTCTCGCCGCGGCGGAGGCTCGGCCGACACGTCACTGTCCTTCCTGGTGGACACTATCGACGACACCCAGAGGAAGATGCACGAGCAGCTGGACGTGCTGAAGAACCACATGGGCAGGAAGCTGGAAGGGCTGGAAGTGCTCACGAACAGCCTCATCGAACAGAACGACGCCCTGCTGAATGAACTGGAGGCGTTCAAGGAGCAATGTCCGGGTACTGCCTCCAACGCGCGCTCGTTGGACTCTCCGCCTGTTACTCCACGGCCTCCGAGGAATGGAACCGGAAGCTCAGACGTTGCGAACAGGATGCTGTTGGAGATTAAAGTGAGTCAACTGGAGATGAAGAACGACTTCAGCAAGATGATGCGGGAAGTCGAGAACAGCCTGACCGACATCAAGGAGTGCCGTGTTCCCGGAGGCCCCACTCCCGGAAAGACGTTCGAAGCCAGGTCTCCCAAAGGAGTTGGCGACGGGGATGGCTTGACTGCCTCGGAAAGCATCACGACGCCACGTCGAGCCCCAGTTTCCAGCGTGCAGTCCGTGGGTGAAAAATGCGTCTCGGCGTCGCACGTGATGAGCCCTCGAAACTGCGCAGATCTACGCACTGGTGGCGCGACGTGCGATGGCGTATACATCGTGTACACGCAGGGAGTCAGAGCTGTCAGGGTCTACTGCGACATGACCACCGATGGCGGAGGATGGACG GTGCTGATGCGCCGGGGCAACTTCACCCAGTGGCCGCTGACCTTCGAGACGGACTGGAACAGCTACAAGCACGGCTTCGGCGACGTCGAGCGCGAGTTCTGGCTGGGCAACGACCTGATGCACATGCTGTCCACCGAGCACGACATGATGCTGCGCGTCACGCTCCAGTCGTTCGAGGGCGAGACCATCGACCTCGACTACGAGGCGTTCGTCGTCGGCTCCGAGAACGACCACTACCGGCTGCGCGTCGGCTCGTACGTCGGCGCGCAcccgcgcgtcggcaactcgctGCGCCGCCACAGCGAGCAGCTCTTCAGCACCCACGACCGGGACGCCGCGCGCCGCGTCAACAACTGTGCGCGCACGCACAAGACCGGCTGGTGGTTCCACAGCTGCTACAGCGTGCTGCTCACCGGCGAGTACGCGAGCGACCGCAGCGCGCCCACCACCAAGGGCATCCGCTGGCCGGCCTGGAAAACGGTGCCCCTCAAGGCGGTCGAGATGAAGATCCGCCCCAAGAACTTCATCCCGCAGTGA